Proteins co-encoded in one Dendropsophus ebraccatus isolate aDenEbr1 chromosome 9, aDenEbr1.pat, whole genome shotgun sequence genomic window:
- the LOC138802104 gene encoding lamina-associated polypeptide 2-like yields MDNQRDHSSSGKRRRKDRHRMCRSCNQPLPDDCASDVCQNCAAPVPHGSMQSEAKEFMGWFKNQLSGIFNEVQKRHHEVPMSQALVPASVLSSPCQSSQDEEDSVSEADSDKGTPDRGLPDDYYLLQKDQVATLISAVKKTVEGEPSSSKLPKKEALFYFSESSHHALPNQPLLDPLMQAEWAKPEKKADLGSRFKSVYKLDPGCSEAWDSTPSVDLAVARLSKKSMFPSDESALLRDQMDRRADGSLKRIYQGAAQAVKASIASVSVSKALRVWLSRLSKDLKDGVRREDILKDIPDMKLAAEFLSDYPLDMIRLNAKLLASSTAARRALWLKEWQGDVSSKNHFCSLPFQAGNLFGPQLTPILEGMSSKKGVDFPQPPRKPRFRPQQKPFRRSPARKRFQQKYKQNKSNYQANTSSSYKKKPSSGGTKGSSF; encoded by the coding sequence ATGGACAACCAGCGGGACCATTCCTCATCGGGGAAAAGGAGACGCAAGGACAGACACAGGATGTGTCGCAGCTGCAACCAACCTCTGCCAGACGACTGCGCTTCTGATGTCTGCCAGAATTGTGCTGCCCCGGTTCCTCACGGTAGCATGCAGTCAGAAGCCAAAGAATTCATGGGATGGTTTAAAAACCAGCTTTCCGGAATCTTCAATGAGGTACAAAAACGTCATCATGAGGTACCGATGTCTCAAGCCCTTGTCCCGGCTTCTGTTCTCTCCTCACCATGCCAGTCCTCGCAGGATGAGGAGGACTCGGTCTCTGAGGCCGACTCTGACAAAGGTACCCCGGATCGAGGTCTCCCTGATGATTATTATTTGCTGCAGAAAGATCAAGTGGCTACTCTGATCAGTGCAGTtaaaaaaacagtggagggcgAACCTAGTTCTTCCAAGCTTCCAAAAAAAGaggctcttttttatttttcagagagTTCCCATCACGCCCTACCCAACCAACCGCTGTTGGACCCCCTCATGCAGGCCGAGTGGGCGAAACCAGAGAAAAAGGCGGATCTAGGTTCCAGGTTTAAGTCGGTCTATAAGTTAGACCCTGGGTGTTCAGAAGCGTGGGATTCCACTCCCAGTGTTGATTTGGCGGTCGCCAGGTTGTCCAAAAAGTCTATGTTTCCTTCTGACGAGTCTGCGCTTCTGAGAGACCAGATGGACAGGCGGGCAGATGGTTCTCTTAAGCGGATATACCAGGGGGCCGCCCAAGCTGTTAAAGCTTCTATCGCTTCTGTGTCGGTCAGTAAAGCACTCAGGGTCTGGCTGAGCCGGTTGTCCAAGGATCTCAAGGATGGGGTCCGACGGGAGGATATTCTAAAAGATATCCCTGATATGAAACTGGCTGCCGAGTTCCTGTCGGACTACCCCCTGGACATGATCCGCCTTAACGCTAAGTTGTTGGCCTCGTCCACAGCGGCAAGGAGGGCATTGTGGTTGAAGGAATGGCAAGGGGATGTTTCTTCCAAGAACCATTTTTGTTCCTTGCCATTTCAGGCTGGGAACCTTTTTGGCCCTCAACTTACCCCCATCCTGGAGGGTATGAGCTCTAAGAAAGGGGTGGATTTTCCTCAGCCCCCAAGGAAGCCTAGGTTTCGTCCGCAGCAGAAGCCCTTTCGGAGGTCTCCAGCTAGAAAAAGGTTTCAGCAAAAGTACAAGCAGAATAAGTCCAATTACCAGGCCAATACATCATCCTCATATAAGAAAAAGCCCTCTTCGGGAGGAACAAAGGGCTCATCCTTCTGA